One genomic window of Mucilaginibacter sp. SJ includes the following:
- a CDS encoding glycoside hydrolase family 43 protein: MKKMFTYLLLLLFSSVAIAQNTGDKTFTNPLLPSGADPWVICKDGFYYYTNSTGGNIVIWKTKDITKLSTAPKKAVWAPPPGTAYSKDLWAPELHFIKGKWYVYFAADNGDNNNHRIYVLENSSSDPTEGTWEFKGKIADSTDKWAIDASVFENNGSWYMIWSGWESNHNGQQNIYIAKMKDALTIGSERVKISSPAYEWETNGDLHDAGNPAHVSVNEGPEILKHGKKLFLIYSASGCWTDFYALGMLTASKKSDLLNPASWIKTEEPVFKQSPENSVYAPGHNSFFKSPDGREDWILYHANSNPNEGCGNKRSPRAQKFIWNKDGSPNFGVPLKDGQPLAVPSGTK, from the coding sequence ATGAAAAAAATGTTCACCTATTTGCTGCTGCTTTTATTTTCCAGCGTGGCAATTGCACAAAATACCGGCGATAAAACTTTTACCAACCCGTTGCTGCCATCAGGCGCCGATCCCTGGGTGATCTGTAAAGATGGGTTTTACTATTATACCAATTCAACAGGGGGCAATATTGTTATCTGGAAAACAAAAGATATTACCAAACTGAGTACTGCACCAAAGAAAGCTGTTTGGGCGCCGCCGCCAGGTACAGCTTATTCTAAAGATCTATGGGCGCCCGAACTGCATTTTATAAAGGGCAAATGGTATGTATATTTTGCCGCGGATAATGGCGATAACAATAACCATCGCATATATGTACTGGAAAATAGCTCGTCCGACCCAACGGAAGGTACCTGGGAGTTTAAAGGAAAAATAGCCGATAGTACCGATAAATGGGCTATTGATGCTTCGGTGTTTGAAAATAACGGTAGTTGGTATATGATCTGGTCGGGCTGGGAGAGTAACCATAACGGGCAGCAGAATATTTATATAGCCAAAATGAAAGATGCCCTGACTATTGGCAGCGAACGCGTAAAAATATCAAGCCCGGCTTATGAATGGGAAACCAACGGTGATCTGCATGATGCCGGTAACCCCGCGCATGTGAGTGTAAATGAAGGACCGGAGATTTTAAAGCATGGCAAAAAACTGTTCCTGATCTATTCGGCAAGCGGCTGTTGGACTGATTTTTATGCTTTGGGCATGCTTACGGCTTCTAAAAAAAGCGATCTGTTAAACCCTGCCTCATGGATCAAAACAGAGGAGCCGGTATTTAAGCAATCGCCGGAAAACAGCGTTTACGCGCCCGGTCATAACTCGTTCTTTAAATCGCCAGATGGCCGGGAAGACTGGATCCTGTACCACGCTAATTCAAACCCTAACGAAGGCTGCGGTAATAAACGTTCGCCGCGTGCACAAAAATTTATCTGGAATAAAGATGGTTCGCCAAATTTTGGTGTGCCGCTGAAGGATGGACAGCCTTTGGCTGTGCCGTCAGGAACGAAGTAG
- a CDS encoding SDR family oxidoreductase has product MSKTIFITGTSTGFGKLTTIALANAGHTVIAGMRGINGKNETVAKELSALPNVEVVEVDITDDTSVKAAFKYTLTKYGHIDVLVNNAAVSGFGVLEAYSLDQIRQMFEVNFYGTLRTIFAVLPGMRKAKNGLIINITSGASGHTLPFMIPYLASKFGVESITEGLKDELARFNIESVSIQPGVYPTEMNNGSKAGIHADKPEVIAEYGEASAQQFNAMGTALFSKMAEFNMDPQTIADGILRLVEMEKGTRPLRYPLDAVAQGTDQEFIDARAAIKTKWLSKYTA; this is encoded by the coding sequence ATGTCAAAAACAATTTTCATAACCGGAACAAGCACTGGGTTTGGTAAATTAACCACTATAGCTCTTGCAAATGCAGGCCATACCGTAATAGCAGGTATGCGCGGAATAAATGGCAAAAATGAAACTGTAGCCAAAGAGCTTTCAGCCTTGCCAAATGTTGAAGTAGTTGAGGTAGATATTACTGATGATACTTCAGTTAAAGCAGCTTTTAAATATACATTAACCAAATACGGCCATATTGATGTATTGGTGAACAATGCCGCAGTTTCAGGCTTTGGCGTACTGGAAGCTTACTCACTCGATCAAATCAGGCAGATGTTTGAAGTGAATTTTTATGGAACCCTGCGCACCATATTTGCGGTTTTGCCGGGGATGCGTAAAGCTAAAAATGGCCTTATCATCAACATTACATCGGGTGCAAGTGGTCATACCCTGCCGTTCATGATTCCTTATCTTGCATCAAAATTTGGGGTAGAAAGTATTACCGAAGGTTTAAAGGATGAGCTTGCGCGGTTCAACATCGAGAGCGTTAGTATTCAGCCGGGCGTATATCCAACCGAAATGAATAACGGAAGCAAAGCAGGTATCCACGCTGATAAACCGGAAGTTATAGCCGAGTACGGCGAGGCCTCGGCACAGCAATTTAACGCTATGGGCACTGCGCTTTTCAGCAAAATGGCCGAGTTTAACATGGACCCGCAAACTATTGCCGATGGTATATTGAGGCTGGTTGAAATGGAAAAGGGTACCCGCCCGCTGCGTTATCCACTTGATGCCGTAGCGCAGGGTACCGATCAGGAATTTATTGATGCCCGCGCCGCTATCAAAACAAAATGGTTAAGCAAATACACCGCATAA
- a CDS encoding DoxX family protein: MKNTLQIAQLYFRFALGIGFLLPVADRLGFLGPAGQHSVSWGSWDNFVVYTNTLMPFLSRSMAGVMGFLATVCEVCIAIMFIVGLKIRAAAYASFALTFTFALCMTLFLGVKAPFSYSVWADSAASLMLAGISTYRWSIDFKYDEM; the protein is encoded by the coding sequence ATGAAAAACACGCTTCAAATAGCACAGCTTTATTTCCGCTTTGCATTAGGAATAGGCTTCCTGCTACCCGTGGCAGATCGTTTAGGTTTTCTGGGGCCGGCAGGGCAACATTCGGTAAGCTGGGGTAGTTGGGATAATTTTGTAGTTTATACCAACACATTAATGCCTTTTCTGAGTCGCTCAATGGCCGGGGTAATGGGCTTTTTAGCAACAGTTTGTGAGGTTTGTATAGCCATTATGTTTATAGTAGGGCTTAAGATCAGGGCAGCTGCATATGCAAGTTTTGCACTTACATTTACATTTGCCCTGTGCATGACTTTGTTTTTAGGGGTTAAGGCCCCCTTCAGTTATTCGGTTTGGGCCGATAGCGCAGCCAGCTTAATGCTGGCAGGTATATCTACCTATCGCTGGAGTATTGATTTCAAATACGACGAAATGTAA
- a CDS encoding sensor histidine kinase — translation MNINLSLSRFYCKLTLTGFLLLISTNSPAKRYDHILQGVLWAKSNLFFIRWDLIIVGIVALLIVLGGAYVGYWQKQLNNKRLQLKEKKISEQNQMLQHLTADKNRLLDEKDWLLKEVHHRVKNNLQIVMSLLNTQSAFLKNNAALAAIRESQNRVQAIALIHQKLYSSSNVAFIDIAVYINELVNYLADCYDAHERGIRFEQQIERVKMDVAQAVPVGLMLNEAITNAIKYAFPHRRGYINISLGTLDDNNIMLSIADNGIGLPQGFDIKEASSLGMEMMKALSKQLGGNFKMENNEGVAITLVFRAEKNFGNIENEYYPI, via the coding sequence GTGAATATCAATTTAAGCTTATCCCGGTTTTATTGCAAGCTGACACTAACAGGCTTTTTGCTTTTGATATCCACAAACTCGCCGGCGAAGCGGTACGATCATATCCTCCAGGGCGTTTTGTGGGCAAAAAGTAATTTATTTTTTATTAGATGGGATCTTATAATTGTCGGCATTGTGGCCTTGCTTATCGTTTTGGGGGGTGCTTATGTTGGTTATTGGCAAAAGCAACTAAACAACAAACGGTTGCAGCTAAAAGAGAAGAAGATCAGCGAGCAAAATCAAATGCTGCAGCATTTAACCGCGGATAAAAACCGCCTGCTTGATGAAAAGGACTGGTTATTGAAGGAGGTGCATCACCGGGTAAAAAATAACCTGCAAATAGTGATGAGCCTGCTTAACACCCAATCGGCATTTTTAAAAAATAACGCGGCGCTTGCCGCCATCCGTGAAAGCCAGAACCGTGTACAGGCTATAGCCCTCATTCATCAAAAATTATACAGCAGCTCAAACGTAGCCTTTATTGATATTGCTGTTTACATCAACGAACTGGTTAATTATCTTGCCGATTGTTACGACGCTCATGAACGGGGAATCAGGTTTGAACAGCAAATTGAACGTGTTAAAATGGATGTTGCCCAGGCCGTACCTGTTGGCCTCATGCTCAATGAAGCTATTACCAATGCTATTAAGTATGCTTTTCCGCACAGGCGTGGCTATATAAATATCTCGCTTGGCACACTTGATGATAATAATATCATGTTGAGCATTGCCGATAACGGTATCGGCCTGCCACAGGGTTTTGATATTAAAGAAGCGTCGTCATTAGGTATGGAAATGATGAAGGCCCTGAGCAAACAGCTTGGCGGGAATTTTAAAATGGAAAATAACGAGGGCGTGGCAATAACCCTGGTTTTCCGTGCAGAAAAGAATTTCGGGAATATCGAAAATGAATACTATCCTATATAG
- a CDS encoding HD domain-containing protein, which produces MPAISIVKRAAAYVTSLMEENLPSTMYFHNLKHTLGVVNAATEIAAHCKLKKQELTILTIAAWFHDTGYLYHYNGHEDTSMIIAGTFLMQHHYNNDFIQQVWDCIEATKVPQSPQNLIQQIICDADMHHLASVNYLDFAHDLKQEWEVHLDKQYSDKEWHALNLSLLQQHQYFTKYGKTVLQAMKKKNIELMKFQG; this is translated from the coding sequence ATGCCTGCAATAAGTATAGTAAAAAGGGCTGCTGCCTATGTCACCTCGCTGATGGAAGAAAACCTCCCATCAACCATGTACTTTCATAACCTTAAACATACATTGGGCGTTGTTAACGCAGCAACAGAAATTGCAGCACACTGTAAATTAAAAAAGCAGGAACTAACCATTTTAACAATAGCTGCCTGGTTTCATGATACGGGCTACCTTTATCATTATAACGGCCATGAAGACACCAGCATGATCATTGCCGGTACTTTTTTAATGCAGCACCACTATAATAATGATTTTATACAACAGGTATGGGATTGTATTGAAGCCACCAAAGTACCGCAATCGCCCCAAAACCTTATCCAGCAAATTATTTGCGATGCCGATATGCACCACCTGGCATCTGTAAACTACCTGGATTTTGCCCATGATTTAAAACAGGAATGGGAGGTACATTTGGATAAGCAGTATAGCGACAAAGAATGGCATGCCCTTAATTTAAGCCTGTTACAACAGCACCAATATTTTACGAAATACGGTAAAACGGTATTGCAAGCCATGAAAAAGAAAAACATTGAACTGATGAAGTTTCAGGGTTAA
- a CDS encoding Crp/Fnr family transcriptional regulator, which produces MFDQFKEYIGQKATLTEADYAKIETVCIFKKLRKKQYLLQEGDVWKYNAFITKGLVRFYSVDENGRENIVSFAKENWWTGDRASLLTGEPSKNNIDAIEDTELILVTKTNFDRLCREIPAFNDMVNAILNKSFITSQNRIHSAIAFTAEQKYLDFVQKYPDLSVRVPQAMIASYLGITPETLSRVRKETVKKH; this is translated from the coding sequence ATGTTTGACCAATTTAAAGAATACATCGGCCAGAAAGCAACACTCACCGAAGCCGACTATGCTAAAATTGAAACAGTTTGCATTTTTAAAAAACTCCGTAAAAAGCAGTATTTATTGCAAGAGGGAGATGTTTGGAAGTATAACGCTTTTATAACCAAAGGCTTGGTTCGATTTTACAGCGTTGATGAAAATGGCCGCGAAAACATTGTAAGCTTTGCCAAAGAAAACTGGTGGACCGGCGACCGTGCCAGCCTGCTTACCGGCGAGCCTTCTAAAAATAATATTGATGCTATTGAGGATACAGAACTGATATTGGTTACCAAAACAAACTTCGACAGGCTTTGCCGTGAGATACCGGCTTTTAATGATATGGTTAATGCCATCCTGAACAAAAGTTTCATCACCAGTCAAAACCGCATTCACTCGGCCATTGCTTTTACTGCCGAGCAAAAATACCTTGATTTTGTGCAGAAATATCCTGATCTGTCGGTAAGGGTGCCACAGGCGATGATCGCATCTTACTTAGGCATTACACCCGAAACCTTAAGCCGTGTACGAAAAGAAACTGTAAAGAAACATTAA
- a CDS encoding LacI family DNA-binding transcriptional regulator, whose amino-acid sequence MNFGGVTIKDIAKELGISPSAVSKALKDSHEIGEKTKALVLECAKRLNYQPNLNAQSLKRGNSKSIGIVVSTIENQFFSQVINGIESVAHSKGYNVFITQTHESYELEMQNVRHLTFRSIDGLLISLSTETQNIDHLKNLHEKGLPIVFFDRVSDEIDTHKVVADNFAGAYKATTQLLEAGYRKIAHITSSVNVSITAERLRGYKDALEQHGMQPHEKLIKYCPHGGKDLAEIENALSELLYADDKPDAIFTASDRITTTTLSLLHKLGFRIPADIALLGFTNTQLAEVLNPPLSAVYQPGFEMGKKATEMLISIIESKRPVTEFETTVLPTRVFIRSSSQPVKT is encoded by the coding sequence CGAAAAAACCAAGGCGCTTGTACTGGAGTGTGCCAAGAGGCTCAACTATCAGCCCAACCTTAATGCCCAAAGCCTTAAACGGGGCAACAGCAAATCTATTGGCATTGTGGTTTCAACTATTGAGAACCAGTTTTTTTCGCAGGTGATCAATGGCATCGAATCAGTAGCGCACAGTAAGGGATATAATGTGTTTATTACACAAACCCATGAATCGTATGAGCTGGAAATGCAAAATGTACGTCACCTGACTTTTCGCTCCATTGATGGTTTGCTGATCTCTCTTTCAACCGAAACCCAAAATATTGATCACCTGAAAAACCTGCACGAAAAAGGTTTGCCTATTGTTTTCTTTGATAGGGTAAGCGATGAAATTGATACGCATAAAGTAGTGGCCGATAATTTTGCCGGGGCATATAAGGCCACAACCCAGTTGCTTGAGGCAGGATACCGTAAAATAGCTCATATTACCAGTTCGGTAAACGTATCCATTACCGCCGAACGCTTGAGGGGATACAAAGATGCACTTGAACAACATGGCATGCAACCTCATGAAAAGCTGATCAAATACTGCCCGCATGGCGGTAAAGACCTTGCTGAGATAGAAAATGCATTAAGCGAGTTACTGTATGCCGATGATAAGCCCGATGCTATTTTTACAGCCTCTGACAGGATCACAACTACTACCTTGTCCCTTCTTCATAAATTAGGCTTCCGGATCCCTGCTGATATCGCTTTGCTCGGCTTCACCAATACTCAACTGGCCGAAGTTTTAAACCCGCCGCTAAGTGCTGTTTATCAGCCCGGTTTTGAAATGGGAAAAAAGGCAACCGAAATGCTGATCAGCATTATTGAAAGTAAGCGGCCTGTTACCGAGTTTGAAACTACCGTATTACCTACCCGGGTTTTTATCCGCAGTTCCTCTCAACCGGTAAAAACGTAA
- a CDS encoding helix-turn-helix transcriptional regulator — MKQANDFTPLHFDKASRCLPFKIHTIEWIKENGIDLPNDYFMLIWITAGNGSYRLNLQKEAVTPNQLLLIKPGRLHNLKFSSSLQGFVISFTDSFLDIEDYGKEPVYSPIYQMFNQTQIITINRELANDMNDISEIMLKEYSRHNLYRSEILKRYFKIFLIYLSRQLDSEQAPKQSRNTAILQNFMTLLDKNFRENKMVADYASRLAVTPNYLNEVVKKLTGQPAGHHIRQRVAAEAKRQAIHPDSCMKKIAYDLGFCDLAHFSKFFKNTTGISFSDFKKKGTILLPVF, encoded by the coding sequence ATGAAACAAGCCAACGATTTTACACCGCTACACTTTGACAAAGCATCCCGTTGCCTTCCTTTTAAGATCCATACCATTGAGTGGATCAAAGAAAACGGTATTGACCTTCCTAACGATTATTTTATGCTGATTTGGATAACAGCCGGCAACGGTTCCTACAGGCTTAATTTGCAAAAAGAAGCTGTTACCCCCAATCAATTATTATTGATCAAGCCCGGCCGGCTGCACAATCTTAAATTTAGCAGCAGCTTACAGGGGTTTGTCATCTCGTTCACCGATTCGTTTTTAGATATAGAAGATTACGGCAAGGAGCCTGTATACAGCCCCATTTATCAAATGTTTAACCAAACGCAGATCATCACCATAAACCGTGAACTGGCCAATGACATGAATGATATCAGCGAAATAATGCTGAAAGAATACAGCAGGCATAACCTTTACCGATCCGAGATATTGAAGCGTTATTTCAAGATCTTCCTAATTTATCTTTCACGCCAGCTGGATTCGGAGCAAGCGCCAAAGCAATCGCGAAATACTGCCATCCTGCAAAACTTCATGACTTTGCTTGATAAAAACTTCAGGGAGAATAAAATGGTTGCCGACTATGCCAGCAGGTTAGCGGTAACCCCCAATTACCTCAACGAGGTGGTAAAAAAGCTAACTGGCCAGCCGGCCGGTCATCACATCAGGCAAAGGGTTGCCGCCGAGGCAAAACGGCAGGCCATACATCCTGATAGCTGTATGAAAAAAATTGCATACGACCTGGGCTTTTGTGACCTGGCCCATTTCAGTAAATTTTTTAAAAACACTACCGGTATCAGCTTTTCTGATTTTAAGAAAAAGGGCACAATATTACTACCTGTTTTTTAA